The Caldicellulosiruptor obsidiansis OB47 genome segment CCTCCATTTCTTTCTTTGTATTTATAATTTTCTGATTGATAATTATACCACACTGCAATTTTTTTAAAAGTATTTTTTATTCAAAAGTTACGCGGATTACACCTTCAATCAGATATAAATCTGTTATAAGTTGATTAAGGGGAGCATCTGGTAATACCAGCGCTTTGTAAATAACTTTTTCATTTTCTTCATGCACGAATTTAATATCCTTTATTGTTACTGAATGAGCAGTCAAGATGGAATCAATCTTTTGAATAGAACTTCTTAAATTCTGACCTTCAACAGAAATAGTTCTCAAAATCCCTTTCGAAACAAATCTCACTTCAAATTTTTTGAGAAAAATTAAGGTCAGATACACTGCTGCTGTTGCTAAAAAGGCCCCTTTATAATACCCAATTCCAATTGCAAGACCAATACATGCCACAGCCCACAAAGTTGCAGCAGTGGTTAAACCTTTGACTGTAGCACCGTCTTTTATAATTGTTCCTGCACCAAGAAAACCAATACCCGAGATTACCTGAGCACCGAGCCTTGCAACGTCAATATTTGCATGCCCTTTATAATATATAGCGAAAATATATTCAGAGGTCATCATAACAAGTGTAGAGCCCACACAGACCAAAATGTGAGTTCTGAAACCTGCTGGCCTGTGAACATTTTCACGTTCAATACCAATAAGCCCACCTGCTAATATTGCAAATATGATTTTCAGTATATCCTGCAGCACTTAAAATTCCCTCTTTTAAAAAGTGTAATATTATATTTATATTTTATACTACACAATTCGCAAAAATTAAAGAGGCTGCTTACCTTCTTTAAGCTCTTTAAAAAGCAGCCTCTTTAGAATCAAAATTTATCATTTTGTCCACAATTCAATATTTTGTTTAATTCTCTTTGTGTAATACTCTTCAACTTTGCTATTACCAAGTCTCTCAAATCCAGCAAGAAAATCGTTCCATACCTTATCAAAATCCTTTTCTTTTGCCATGACAACCTTTGGAATTGTTGACAATGTATAATTCCAAATCTTATCATTAATAGTCTTGATATTCGGATCGTCAATCGCAATCATCCATAAATAACCCCATGTCTTTTCAGGATACTCATTAGTTTTTGGGAATAAATCTTTCCAAATTTCTGCTTTATATGCTGATAAAACTTTCTTTTCAACATCGCTATAATTCTTTCTTATATCTTCTTTTCTTGTATCAGGTGTAATTGGATTTCCTGTTGAATCAATATACGTATTAGGCAATCTTGGGAATGGATAAACGTATGCACCTATACCAGTCTTTTTAGAAAATGTTGGATCTGTCTTTCGCATCTGGTCAATCTTAGAAATAAATACTCGTTTCCCGTTTACGTATGTGTGATGAACACCTTCAATACCCCACTGTCTGAGGATATTAGCATCTTCTGTGCACATCCAATCTAAAAATTTTATTGCCCTTACTTTATCTTTACACTTAACAGTTATCGCAACACCCCAACCACCTGTGTAACCTACTTTTACATCAGGAGGACACTGTTTTATCTTTTCATTAACAGTAACAGGATAATAACCATATGTGTATTCAT includes the following:
- a CDS encoding MgtC/SapB family protein gives rise to the protein MLQDILKIIFAILAGGLIGIERENVHRPAGFRTHILVCVGSTLVMMTSEYIFAIYYKGHANIDVARLGAQVISGIGFLGAGTIIKDGATVKGLTTAATLWAVACIGLAIGIGYYKGAFLATAAVYLTLIFLKKFEVRFVSKGILRTISVEGQNLRSSIQKIDSILTAHSVTIKDIKFVHEENEKVIYKALVLPDAPLNQLITDLYLIEGVIRVTFE